In Archangium violaceum, the following are encoded in one genomic region:
- a CDS encoding transposase family protein — protein sequence MERVGVNEEVNEMLERVLGLEGLRVRGASLQPHGLVVNVRLRLPARRCGICNEFWSGYDTQPVRRWRHLTLERTPVWLSYAPRRTQCPAHGVRVERVTWAAHDALFTTEVEQMAPWLWHRLGVSAACQMTGLSWPTLKRLILRPVVPMPDLKRIEERYIIGTDTLSLRQHSQDFAAVLEQLGGHVPSALGAPPRPLPASAL from the coding sequence ATGGAGCGCGTGGGAGTGAATGAGGAAGTGAATGAGATGTTGGAGCGTGTGCTGGGACTGGAGGGCCTGCGCGTGCGCGGTGCCAGCCTCCAACCCCACGGCCTGGTGGTGAACGTCCGGTTACGACTGCCCGCGCGCCGGTGCGGAATCTGTAACGAGTTCTGGAGTGGCTACGACACGCAGCCGGTGCGCCGGTGGCGCCATCTCACGCTGGAGCGTACGCCCGTGTGGCTGAGCTACGCGCCACGCCGCACGCAGTGCCCCGCGCATGGGGTCCGCGTGGAGCGCGTCACCTGGGCGGCGCACGACGCCCTCTTCACCACCGAGGTCGAGCAGATGGCGCCCTGGCTGTGGCACCGCCTCGGCGTCTCCGCCGCCTGCCAGATGACGGGTCTGTCCTGGCCCACCCTCAAGCGACTCATCCTCCGGCCCGTCGTTCCCATGCCGGACCTGAAGCGCATCGAGGAGCGCTACATCATCGGTACGGACACGCTGTCCCTCCGGCAGCATTCCCAGGACTTCGCGGCGGTGCTGGAGCAACTCGGCGGGCACGTGCCCTCCGCGCTCGGGGCTCCGCCACGGCCTCTGCCCGCGAGTGCCCTCTGA
- a CDS encoding GNAT family N-acetyltransferase: protein MALEIRRLLQEDDRSGFRSGNVDLDRFFHRYAGQNQFRHHIGTTYVAVEDGTIVGFVTVAPSEIAVADLPGSRRKKLPQYPLPVLRLARLAVDERAQGRGVGSGLLRAVFVLAHRLADELGCLGVVVDAKPEAVPFYEKLGFIDLGARAGHLGDRPEPRPMFLELGAIPKPAAS, encoded by the coding sequence GTGGCCCTCGAAATCCGTAGGCTGCTCCAGGAAGACGACCGCTCGGGATTCCGCTCGGGCAACGTCGATCTCGACCGGTTCTTCCATCGCTACGCCGGACAGAACCAATTCCGCCATCACATCGGTACGACGTACGTCGCGGTCGAGGACGGAACGATCGTCGGCTTCGTGACTGTCGCACCTTCCGAGATCGCCGTCGCGGACCTCCCCGGGTCGCGGCGCAAGAAGTTGCCGCAATACCCGCTCCCCGTACTCCGCCTGGCACGGCTCGCCGTCGATGAACGGGCACAGGGGCGCGGTGTCGGAAGCGGCCTTCTTCGCGCCGTGTTCGTGCTCGCCCACCGCCTGGCCGATGAGTTGGGTTGCCTCGGGGTCGTCGTCGACGCGAAACCGGAAGCCGTCCCGTTCTACGAGAAACTCGGGTTCATCGACCTCGGAGCCAGGGCCGGCCATCTCGGCGACAGACCCGAACCACGGCCGATGTTCCTCGAGCTGGGGGCCATTCCGAAACCCGCTGCCTCGTGA
- a CDS encoding peptidase M3, whose translation MDRPLPSLRASLDDFLAQLATLHYRHAAGLSPDLPLRELYEDSPEIASAEAFAAATEAVPKAQAKGDLLGVRRLRLLRDFIATQVEEALAAPEAEAVAQLEARARLSVDDQTLSFGEALGQLPHEPNRGRRALLESATGGFLWDNRGRYGTRREAAFRVTERLRAPSYVALREDVSGIDLNKLAEAAQETLRLTEDAYRDVLGYMLKKVEPTLRPLPSGNARRHDLQAATQVPWMSGFFKREDELPAVIRWLGEWGFHPAAQGRIRIDDEERPGKASRPITASVRVPGEVRLVLQRRAGLDALGSLLHEYGHALHHAHVKEELPLELRRLGDASVTEAFATLFERLLTEEEWLKRYLRLPSATARDVTRLAAFQGLTVLRRHCAKLPYELSLYTRGPSPERAEEYADAQRRALFVEPHPGFFLFDVDPQLYVTRYLRGWALEARLTAQLTGRFNEDWWRNPAAGRWLQGLFGRGGTDDAEALSTEISAKGLALPEAGARLVALLDR comes from the coding sequence ATGGACCGTCCCCTCCCCTCCCTGCGCGCGAGCCTGGACGACTTCCTCGCCCAGCTGGCCACCCTCCATTACCGCCACGCCGCCGGCCTCTCCCCGGACCTCCCCCTCCGCGAGCTCTACGAGGACTCGCCCGAAATCGCCTCCGCCGAGGCCTTCGCCGCCGCCACCGAGGCCGTCCCCAAGGCCCAGGCCAAGGGCGACCTGCTCGGTGTCCGCCGCCTCCGCCTCCTGCGCGACTTCATCGCCACCCAGGTCGAGGAGGCCCTCGCAGCCCCCGAGGCCGAGGCCGTGGCCCAGCTCGAGGCCCGCGCCCGCCTCTCCGTGGACGACCAGACCCTCTCCTTCGGCGAGGCGCTCGGCCAGCTGCCCCATGAGCCCAACCGCGGCCGGCGCGCCCTGCTCGAGAGCGCCACGGGCGGCTTCCTCTGGGACAACCGGGGCCGCTACGGCACCCGCCGCGAGGCCGCCTTCCGCGTCACCGAGCGGCTCCGCGCCCCCAGCTACGTCGCCCTGCGCGAGGACGTCTCCGGCATCGACCTGAACAAGCTGGCCGAGGCCGCCCAGGAGACGCTGCGCCTCACCGAGGACGCCTACCGCGACGTGCTCGGCTACATGCTCAAGAAGGTGGAGCCCACGCTGCGCCCCCTGCCCTCGGGCAACGCGCGCAGGCACGACCTGCAGGCGGCCACCCAGGTCCCGTGGATGAGCGGCTTCTTCAAGCGCGAGGACGAGCTGCCCGCCGTCATCCGCTGGCTCGGCGAGTGGGGCTTCCACCCGGCCGCCCAGGGCCGCATCCGCATCGACGACGAGGAGCGCCCCGGCAAGGCCTCGCGTCCCATCACCGCTTCCGTGCGCGTCCCGGGCGAGGTGCGCCTCGTCCTCCAGCGACGCGCGGGCCTGGACGCCCTGGGCAGCCTCCTGCACGAGTACGGCCACGCCCTGCACCACGCCCACGTGAAGGAGGAGCTGCCGCTGGAGCTGCGGCGGCTCGGGGACGCCTCCGTCACCGAGGCCTTCGCCACCCTCTTCGAGCGGCTCCTCACGGAGGAGGAGTGGCTCAAGCGCTACCTGCGCCTGCCCTCGGCCACCGCGCGCGACGTCACCCGCCTGGCCGCCTTCCAGGGGCTCACCGTGCTGCGCCGCCACTGCGCGAAGCTGCCCTATGAGCTGTCCCTCTACACGCGCGGCCCCTCGCCCGAGCGGGCCGAGGAGTACGCCGACGCCCAGCGCCGCGCGCTCTTCGTCGAGCCGCACCCGGGCTTCTTCCTCTTCGACGTGGACCCGCAGCTCTACGTGACGCGCTACCTGCGCGGCTGGGCCCTGGAGGCGCGTCTCACCGCGCAGCTCACCGGGCGCTTCAACGAGGACTGGTGGCGCAACCCCGCCGCGGGCCGCTGGCTCCAGGGGCTCTTCGGGCGCGGGGGAACCGACGACGCCGAAGCGCTCTCCACGGAGATTTCGGCAAAAGGACTAGCGCTCCCCGAGGCGGGTGCCCGCCTCGTGGCTCTGCTCGACCGCTGA
- a CDS encoding DUF2058 family protein, giving the protein MESKKQVEQDRKLRELVLGAQVPVDVGATVFYFMTRKGKLRRLELTEAQAKQLENGELGVVERPEPAQIEHSLVPAAVAEQMYALSKKAVRFLNRKELPIGFMSDDQVKEKQAAEARGEEPVAEEDDESPETEAAAEGTPSPEGSTEPTQS; this is encoded by the coding sequence ATGGAGTCGAAGAAGCAGGTGGAGCAGGACCGGAAGCTGCGCGAGCTGGTGCTGGGTGCGCAGGTGCCGGTGGACGTAGGCGCCACCGTCTTCTACTTCATGACGCGCAAGGGCAAGCTGCGGCGCCTGGAGCTGACGGAGGCGCAGGCCAAGCAGCTGGAGAACGGCGAGCTGGGCGTGGTGGAGCGGCCGGAGCCGGCGCAGATCGAACACTCGCTGGTGCCCGCGGCGGTGGCCGAGCAGATGTACGCCCTCTCCAAGAAGGCGGTGCGTTTCCTGAACCGGAAGGAGTTGCCCATCGGCTTCATGAGCGACGACCAGGTGAAGGAGAAGCAGGCGGCGGAAGCGCGAGGCGAGGAGCCGGTGGCGGAGGAGGACGACGAGTCCCCCGAGACCGAAGCGGCCGCCGAGGGAACGCCGAGCCCCGAGGGCAGCACCGAGCCGACGCAGTCCTGA
- a CDS encoding M20 family metallopeptidase — protein MSTSPRLNTTTAAVSSERIWEEEILPRLHEYIRIPNKSPAFEADWAAKGHMEKAVKLIAGWCESQAKHIPGLKVEVVRLKNEKGEDRTPVIYMEIPGSGDDTVVLYGHLDKQPEMTGWRAGLSPWEPVREGDKLFGRGGADDGYSAFASLAAIRLLREQNVTHARCVVLIEACEESGSYDLPAYIEHLAPRIGKASLVVCLDSGCANYEQLWMTTSLRGLVSGNLRVDILSEGVHSGDASGIVPSSFRILRQILSRVEDEQTGRIRVEGLHVHIPHARREQAAAVAEVLGEEVYSKFPWVPGAHPVTTDRAEQILNRTWRPALSVTGVEGMPTLSSAGNVLRPFTSVKLSMRIPPRLDPKAATQALKQALEAAPPYGAKVTFEGEKASAGWDAPPLEKWLEAATHEASRAFFGRPFMAMGEGGTIPFMEMLGRRFPEAQFLITGVLGPNSNAHGPNEYLHIPTGKKLTCCVASVISAHFNR, from the coding sequence ATGAGCACCAGCCCCCGGCTGAACACCACCACCGCCGCCGTCTCGTCCGAGCGCATCTGGGAGGAGGAGATCCTCCCCAGGCTTCACGAGTACATCCGCATTCCCAACAAGTCGCCCGCCTTCGAGGCGGACTGGGCGGCCAAGGGCCACATGGAGAAGGCGGTGAAGCTCATCGCCGGCTGGTGTGAGTCCCAGGCGAAGCACATCCCCGGACTCAAGGTCGAGGTGGTGCGCCTCAAGAACGAGAAGGGCGAGGACCGCACCCCCGTCATCTACATGGAGATTCCGGGCAGCGGTGACGACACCGTCGTCCTCTATGGCCACCTGGACAAGCAGCCGGAGATGACCGGCTGGCGCGCGGGCCTCTCCCCCTGGGAGCCGGTGCGCGAGGGCGACAAGCTCTTCGGCCGCGGTGGCGCCGATGACGGTTACTCGGCCTTCGCCTCGCTCGCCGCCATCCGCCTGCTGCGCGAGCAGAACGTGACCCACGCGCGCTGTGTCGTGCTCATCGAGGCCTGCGAGGAGAGCGGCAGCTACGACCTTCCCGCGTACATCGAGCACCTGGCGCCGCGCATCGGCAAGGCCTCGCTCGTGGTGTGTCTGGACTCCGGCTGCGCCAACTACGAGCAGCTGTGGATGACCACCTCGCTGCGCGGACTCGTCTCCGGCAACCTGCGCGTGGACATCCTCTCCGAGGGCGTGCACTCCGGTGACGCCAGCGGCATCGTGCCCTCGTCCTTCCGCATCCTCCGGCAGATTCTCTCCCGCGTGGAGGACGAGCAGACCGGCCGCATCCGCGTCGAGGGCCTGCACGTCCACATCCCCCACGCCCGCCGCGAGCAGGCCGCCGCCGTCGCCGAGGTGCTCGGCGAGGAGGTGTACTCGAAGTTCCCCTGGGTCCCCGGCGCCCACCCCGTGACCACCGACCGCGCCGAGCAGATCCTCAACCGCACCTGGCGCCCCGCGCTCTCCGTCACCGGCGTGGAAGGCATGCCCACCCTGAGCAGCGCCGGCAACGTGCTGCGCCCCTTCACCTCCGTGAAGCTGTCCATGCGGATTCCTCCCCGGCTGGACCCGAAGGCCGCCACCCAGGCCCTCAAGCAGGCCCTGGAGGCCGCTCCTCCCTACGGCGCCAAGGTCACCTTCGAGGGCGAGAAGGCCAGCGCCGGCTGGGACGCGCCTCCGCTCGAGAAGTGGCTGGAGGCCGCCACCCATGAGGCCTCGCGCGCCTTCTTCGGCCGGCCCTTCATGGCCATGGGCGAGGGCGGCACCATCCCCTTCATGGAGATGCTCGGCCGCCGCTTCCCCGAGGCCCAGTTCCTCATCACCGGCGTGCTCGGCCCCAACAGCAACGCCCACGGGCCCAACGAGTATCTGCACATCCCCACCGGCAAGAAGCTCACCTGCTGCGTGGCGAGCGTCATCTCCGCCCACTTCAACCGGTAG
- a CDS encoding DUF7594 domain-containing protein, whose protein sequence is MLLTHCGDREVEEQRTGEPVPQSPSVLKQALATNLVYPASADARVDVTSPSANFGGDTKLVADLSPRQESFLRFTVNALPGAVMRATLRVYASDGSSDGPRVFSTHGDWTESGVTWTNRPWALGDALDDKGAITGGWVEFDVTSAVRGAGEHNFLVEGTSNDGLDFHSREHGRTDLRPQLVITVSTGSECMPRTNTQFVDVEPYTDAYSSQSEPTRTFGREPVLLVDGSPRLESFLQFYVTIAQGWHLRGAKLRLYATDYTPDGPLLYRTTEDVSSAGPLWNNRPTPIGAPVGNLGAIDVNTWAEYDVTSTVTGAGSYSFGLLPESTNGVDFVSRDSLTSELRPTLRLTLESEPYCTYRGTGGGLTGWTRQYGGAGPERLQALASDATGGFVAAGHFGEASFPTGTGFALARYGADGTAVWSRQVTTGDVRVRALTLTSEGNVLVVGSYGGSPDLGTGPLPAAPASYDNRFFDAFFVAKFSPTGQPVWSHGFVASYDYGDGPEPLPVFVQAVATDGTGSLIVGGGFHGKLDLGGGTLFAGYSSVEFTGGDAVPGGFLAKFSWDGQHVWSKVFPTAPSIDATSVRTVAADASGNVLVGVEASRDDYLYYPANAPYPFIVKYDASGNELWRRVFTGTKGSIVDVSPVGTDGVAFVADLVLTFTFAGNTYTAGGGEPELPNGSDRSVYLGTLSGSGQDGWIRLLSRSTRSGANFRELVTGDDGTFSLTGFGDIMDLGGGFLGNPRPNSFGKYSPFVARYSASGGYLWARTFDSNLEGEVFWPETRLHVAPQPGGSLVLGSDFESPVLLDGRTHTSRGSVDLLYFQLKP, encoded by the coding sequence ATGCTGCTGACGCACTGCGGTGACAGGGAAGTGGAGGAGCAGCGGACCGGAGAGCCCGTTCCCCAGTCTCCCTCGGTCTTGAAGCAGGCACTGGCCACGAACCTCGTCTACCCCGCGAGCGCCGATGCGCGCGTGGATGTGACGTCCCCCTCGGCGAACTTCGGCGGCGACACGAAGCTGGTGGCGGATCTCTCGCCCAGGCAGGAGAGCTTCCTGCGCTTCACCGTCAACGCGTTGCCGGGCGCGGTGATGCGCGCGACGCTGCGGGTGTACGCCAGCGATGGCAGCTCGGACGGGCCGCGCGTGTTCAGCACCCATGGCGACTGGACGGAGAGCGGCGTCACCTGGACCAACCGCCCCTGGGCTCTCGGCGATGCCCTGGATGACAAGGGCGCCATCACGGGCGGCTGGGTGGAGTTCGACGTGACGAGCGCGGTGCGCGGCGCCGGCGAACACAACTTCCTGGTGGAGGGCACCTCGAACGACGGGTTGGACTTCCACTCGCGCGAGCACGGCCGGACGGACCTGCGGCCCCAGCTCGTCATCACCGTGAGCACGGGGTCCGAGTGCATGCCGCGCACGAACACCCAGTTCGTCGACGTCGAGCCGTACACCGACGCGTATTCCTCCCAGAGCGAGCCCACGCGCACGTTCGGCCGCGAGCCGGTGCTGCTGGTGGACGGCTCGCCCCGGCTGGAGAGCTTCCTGCAGTTCTACGTCACCATCGCCCAGGGCTGGCACCTGCGGGGCGCGAAGCTGAGGCTGTACGCCACGGACTACACCCCGGACGGACCGCTGCTCTATCGCACCACCGAGGATGTGTCCTCCGCTGGCCCTCTCTGGAACAACCGGCCCACCCCGATTGGCGCTCCGGTGGGCAACCTCGGCGCCATCGACGTCAACACCTGGGCGGAGTACGACGTGACGAGCACGGTGACGGGGGCCGGTAGCTACAGCTTCGGCCTCCTTCCCGAGTCCACCAACGGGGTGGACTTCGTCTCGCGGGACTCGCTCACGAGCGAGCTGCGCCCGACGCTGCGCCTCACCCTGGAGTCCGAGCCCTACTGCACCTACCGGGGCACGGGCGGAGGCCTCACCGGGTGGACGCGGCAGTACGGAGGCGCGGGCCCCGAGCGGCTCCAGGCCCTGGCCAGCGACGCCACGGGTGGCTTCGTGGCCGCCGGCCACTTCGGCGAGGCGTCCTTCCCGACCGGCACCGGCTTCGCCCTGGCGCGCTACGGCGCGGACGGCACGGCCGTGTGGAGCCGCCAGGTGACGACGGGTGACGTGCGGGTGCGCGCCCTCACCCTGACGTCCGAGGGCAACGTCCTCGTGGTGGGCAGCTACGGCGGCTCGCCGGACCTGGGCACGGGTCCGCTGCCCGCGGCGCCCGCGAGCTACGACAACCGCTTCTTCGACGCGTTCTTCGTGGCGAAGTTCTCGCCCACCGGCCAGCCCGTCTGGAGCCACGGCTTCGTGGCCAGCTACGACTATGGAGACGGCCCCGAGCCCCTGCCCGTCTTCGTGCAGGCGGTGGCCACGGATGGCACGGGCAGCCTCATCGTCGGCGGCGGCTTCCATGGCAAACTGGACCTCGGCGGGGGGACGCTCTTCGCGGGCTACTCGAGCGTCGAATTCACCGGAGGCGACGCGGTGCCCGGTGGCTTCCTGGCGAAGTTCTCCTGGGACGGCCAGCACGTCTGGTCCAAGGTCTTCCCCACGGCCCCGTCCATCGACGCGACCTCGGTCCGGACGGTGGCCGCGGACGCCTCCGGCAACGTGCTCGTCGGCGTGGAGGCGAGCCGCGACGACTACCTCTATTATCCGGCGAACGCCCCGTATCCGTTCATCGTGAAGTACGACGCCTCCGGCAACGAGCTGTGGCGACGGGTCTTCACCGGCACCAAGGGCTCCATCGTGGACGTGAGCCCGGTGGGCACCGACGGGGTGGCCTTCGTGGCCGACCTCGTGCTCACCTTCACCTTCGCTGGCAACACGTACACCGCGGGCGGAGGCGAGCCGGAGCTGCCCAATGGCAGCGACCGGAGCGTCTACCTCGGCACGTTGAGCGGCTCGGGGCAGGACGGGTGGATCCGCCTGCTGTCGCGCAGCACCCGCTCGGGTGCCAACTTCCGGGAGCTCGTCACGGGGGACGACGGCACGTTCTCCCTCACCGGCTTCGGAGACATCATGGACCTGGGCGGTGGCTTCCTGGGCAACCCGCGCCCCAACAGCTTCGGCAAGTACTCGCCCTTCGTGGCGCGCTACTCGGCCTCGGGTGGCTACCTGTGGGCGCGCACCTTCGACAGCAACCTCGAGGGCGAGGTGTTCTGGCCCGAGACCCGGCTCCACGTGGCGCCGCAGCCGGGAGGCAGCCTGGTGCTGGGCAGTGACTTCGAGTCCCCCGTCCTGCTCGACGGGCGCACTCATACGTCACGAGGCTCCGTCGACCTGCTCTACTTCCAGCTGAAGCCGTAG
- a CDS encoding sensor histidine kinase translates to MDEGSLSNVEAPRVSPPQAFRALEHAWRHLDYLYEISKLLAGFEGTERTFPEVMALTSQALLLRTALLLVGRDPGGEPHPDRPLLTVWHVREVTAAQLSLAAEQAASTYAWLVGVKEVEPQGEAVVGRKGPGGWFVPESPARASPTFITLPLVAKGRVFGTLQVEAAQVLVEEGLAFLDAVASQLAVALDRHHALRREVHLRERAEALERVQWELLQRERQAHLEAETAHRRQAFMAEAGAVLAASLDYRASLPGIARLLVPSWADCCVIDLLQSGPSGTERIAMMAVEPTGSPPGSESFVARLLASHPWVASPASAEGLPEGHVPVERAEWEGLPSNVRLLIQVRGRTLGTLSLIAAQPGRYGPADIALFEVLAQRIATAVDTAQLFQQAQEAVRWREEMLAVVSHDIKTPLLVVRLNAEMLLRAARPPDEERRHRGRRHLESILLATGQMRDLIAGLLDRARLQGMPMPLAPQPWTVDELFRQALEVLQPLVLEKSQELKVEVCPGLPRVRADRERILQVLSNLVGNAIKFTAKGGTISLRARQVDGSVRISVKDNGPGISSEDLPHLFERFWRASSVSERGTGLGLSIVKSIVDAHGGTLWAESQVGAGSTFFFTLPVAGP, encoded by the coding sequence GTGGACGAGGGGAGCCTGTCGAATGTCGAGGCACCGCGGGTGAGCCCTCCCCAGGCCTTCCGCGCGCTCGAGCATGCCTGGCGTCACCTCGACTACCTGTATGAGATCAGCAAGCTGCTCGCCGGCTTCGAGGGAACGGAGCGCACCTTCCCCGAGGTGATGGCGCTCACCTCCCAGGCGCTGCTCCTGCGCACCGCCCTCCTGCTCGTGGGGAGGGACCCGGGCGGCGAACCCCACCCGGACCGCCCGCTCCTGACCGTCTGGCACGTGCGGGAGGTGACGGCCGCGCAGCTCTCCCTGGCGGCAGAGCAGGCAGCATCCACGTATGCCTGGCTGGTGGGGGTGAAGGAGGTGGAGCCCCAGGGCGAGGCGGTGGTCGGGCGGAAAGGACCGGGGGGGTGGTTCGTCCCGGAGTCTCCCGCGCGGGCCTCGCCGACCTTCATCACCCTCCCGTTGGTGGCCAAGGGGCGCGTCTTCGGCACGCTCCAGGTGGAGGCGGCCCAGGTGCTCGTCGAGGAGGGGCTTGCCTTCCTCGATGCGGTCGCCAGCCAGCTCGCGGTGGCCCTGGACCGGCACCATGCCCTGCGGCGCGAGGTGCACCTGCGCGAGCGCGCGGAGGCGCTCGAGCGTGTCCAGTGGGAGCTCCTGCAGCGCGAGCGCCAGGCACACCTGGAGGCCGAGACGGCCCACCGGCGCCAGGCCTTCATGGCCGAGGCTGGCGCCGTGCTCGCCGCCTCACTGGACTACCGCGCCTCGCTTCCTGGCATCGCGCGCCTGCTGGTGCCCTCGTGGGCCGACTGCTGCGTCATTGATCTCCTGCAGTCGGGCCCCAGCGGTACCGAGCGTATCGCCATGATGGCCGTCGAGCCGACCGGGTCCCCTCCCGGGAGCGAGTCCTTCGTGGCCCGGCTCCTCGCCTCCCATCCCTGGGTGGCCTCCCCGGCGAGCGCCGAGGGCCTACCGGAGGGGCACGTGCCGGTGGAGCGGGCCGAGTGGGAGGGTCTGCCCTCCAACGTCCGCCTGCTCATCCAGGTGCGGGGCCGTACGCTCGGGACGCTGAGCCTCATCGCCGCCCAACCGGGGCGCTATGGTCCGGCCGACATCGCCCTCTTCGAAGTGCTCGCCCAGCGCATCGCGACGGCGGTGGACACCGCGCAGCTCTTCCAGCAGGCGCAGGAGGCGGTGCGTTGGCGCGAGGAGATGCTCGCGGTCGTCTCCCACGACATCAAGACGCCGCTGCTGGTGGTGAGGTTGAACGCCGAGATGCTCCTCAGGGCCGCGCGGCCTCCCGACGAGGAGCGCCGGCACCGTGGCCGCCGCCACCTGGAGAGCATCCTCCTGGCGACAGGGCAGATGCGCGACCTCATCGCGGGTCTCCTCGACCGGGCGCGTCTACAGGGGATGCCCATGCCGCTGGCGCCCCAGCCGTGGACGGTGGACGAGCTCTTCCGGCAGGCGCTCGAGGTGCTCCAGCCGCTCGTCCTGGAGAAGTCCCAGGAATTGAAGGTGGAGGTGTGCCCGGGGCTGCCGCGCGTGCGCGCCGACCGGGAGCGCATCCTCCAGGTGCTCTCCAACCTGGTGGGCAATGCCATCAAGTTCACCGCCAAGGGAGGTACCATCTCCCTGCGGGCCCGGCAGGTGGATGGGTCGGTGCGCATCTCGGTGAAGGACAACGGGCCGGGCATCTCGTCCGAGGACCTGCCGCATCTCTTCGAGCGCTTCTGGCGGGCGTCCAGTGTGAGTGAGCGGGGGACGGGGCTCGGGCTGAGCATCGTCAAGAGCATCGTGGATGCACACGGCGGCACCCTCTGGGCGGAGTCCCAGGTGGGGGCCGGCAGCACCTTCTTCTTCACCCTGCCGGTGGCCGGGCCCTGA